A segment of the Gossypium hirsutum isolate 1008001.06 chromosome D10, Gossypium_hirsutum_v2.1, whole genome shotgun sequence genome:
AGAATCTGGTAAAAAAACTAGTGTTCGAGTCATGTACATTTCACCAACGAGGAAAACACTAATGAAGTATAACCAATGCTTAAGGTCTGTCCACAAATTTTCAAGTCAGCCTCTCCTCATATAATTTTAAACCCAGAATCATTGTTTATTTTGTTTCAGAACTACAGTCTTAGCCATTAGTAAACTAAGATTAAGTTTGACCAATCCCATATAAAACGCAACGGTGTCATCCCGTATTCTTCATCCACTCATATTTCCttctaataataattattacataacATTCCAGAGCGATAGAATTAATAGTGCCACAGTCATGGCTCTCTCACCTCTCCTTGGCATTCTCCTTACTTCTAACATTGATGGAATTCGGGGTGACAGCCCTCAAGCAAAGCCTGATTATGGCATAAAAAGAGAAGCCAGTATGAAAAGTGAAGCCTGGTTATGGTGATGATTCATCTAAGCATGGTTTAGATGGAATAACAGCAGACAGCCCTCAAGCAAAGCCAGACGATGAAGATGATATGCCGAACTATGACATTTACAAGCCTAAACAAGAAGAAAActgtgaggaaaaagaaaagccTTATGTTGTTAAATCAAAACGAGAAGAAAAGCATTATCATGGCAGTAAACCAGACAACTACAAGCAAGCAAAGCCAGATGAAAAGTGTGTTATGGAGGAGGAGGGAAAAAAAGGCTGTCTACAAACCAAGCACAAGAAAACAAAAATCAACCAGAGTGAAGGAAAGCCTTTCTATGGCACAAAACAAGGTAATGACTTTACACCTCTTCGATCATTACCCTGTAAGTAAATTCATTTACACCTCTTCAATTATTATCCTGTAAGTAAATTCATTCGGCTTCATGCCTTTTTGATCCATCACCTTCAGTACttcatgagttttttttatttttccttgtttGCTGATAGCATCCAACAAATGTTAAAAGTTTCAACATCAGGAACAATTTCTTCAGCAACCATCTTACTAAGCAAGCTTGTTGCTTCTCCACATTGTCCTGAATTGCATAATCCATGTATTAAACTACTGTAGGTGACGATGTCTGGTTTCAGATCTCTCTGAATCATTAATTTGTACAAGGTAATGGCTTCttcaatctttttttctttgCACAAAGCATTGATTAAAGAGCTTAAGGTTTCCACATCAGGCTGGACTCCATTCAACATCCTACTAAACAAGCTAGCCACTCCTGCACAACTACCTAAACTCCACAATCCAAGTATTAAAAAGCAGTGGGTGACAATGTCAGGTATTACATTTCTCTGACTCATTAGTTCCAACATGCTAATGGCTTCTTCATTCTTGTTTTCCTTGTACAAAGCATTGATTAAAGATCTTAAAGTTTCCATATCAGGCTGGACTCCTCCATTCAACATCCTACTAAACAAGCTTGTGGCTTCTTCACATTTATCTGAATTGCACAATCCACGTATTAAACAATTGTAGGTGACAATGTCAGGTTTTACACCTCTCTGACTCATTAGTTCCAACATGGTAATGGCTTCTTCAGTCCTCTTTTCCTTGCACAAGGCATTGATTAAAGAATTGAAAGTTACTACATCAAGATGGACTCCTGCATTCATCATTCTATTGAGCACGGTTGTTGCTTCCGTCCATTTGCCCGAACTGCAAAACTCATATATTGAACAATTGTTTGTGACAACGTTAGGTTTTACATTTCTCTGTATCATTAATTCCAGCACAGTAAAGGCTTCTGAAGTCCTCTTTTCCTTGCATAAAGCATTGATTAAAGAATTGAAAGTCACAACATCAGGATGGACTCCTTCATTCATCGTTCTATTGAGCAAGCTTGTTGTTTCTTCCCATTGCCCAGAATGACAAAGTCCTTGAATAAGAGGATTATTGGTCACAACATCTGGTTTCACGCCTTTACGAGTCATTAGTTCCAGAATTTCAATTGCCTCTGATGACTGCCCCTCCTTGCATAAAATATATATCATGGAATTGAACGTTAATACGGAAGGTAAAATTTCAGATGCAATCATGTTTGCAAAGAAATTCCTGACCAATCTCCATTCGCCAAACTTGCATAAGGCATGAATTAGCATAGTATAAGTGATAACATCAGGCCTTGTGCCTCTTTGGCtcattaaatcaaatacaaatatTGCTTCTTGGATCTTCCCATCCTTGCAAAGAGCAGAAATTATAGTATTTAAGGTATAGACATTAGGGGAAATCCTCTTGTTAACCATGTCAACTAATAATTCTTTTGCTCATCCCACTGGCCAACGCTGCAAAATCCATTAATCAACGAATTGAATGAACAACATCGGGCTCAATTCACCTATCTAACATATCTCGAAAGAGAATCAAAGCCTTGTCCATGCGATTCTCTTTACAGATTCCATCAATAATTGCACTATAGCATTCCGCACCAGGTTGAAAGCTTCCATTTCCATTCATCTTTAACAGAAGAAGAACAGCAAAACGAGAATTCCCTGATCTGCAAAGCTTCCTCATAATAATACTAAAAGTGTAGTGATTATGCGGATATCCATTGTCCAATATTTTCCTAAACATTCCCATTGCCTTGTTAATCTTACCCTCATCGCTCAGTCCAATAAGCAGAGTATTCATGGTATAATCGTCACGTTGAAGACCAAGTTTTACAATCATAGCCAACATAGAGAAACCTAAGTCCACCTTAGAGTGCTCATGGGTGGGCCGGGCTAAGTTCAGGtcgggcccataaaaaaatttcggcctGCGTCCTAGGCTCGGGCCCAGCCTGAAATATGAGCCTGAAATTTTGTCCAGAGCCGGCCCGAAAAATAttactaagcccgagcccggcccagtctggcccatttttttaataaacacaaaattttattttaaaaataaaaaaataaaaaacattattttaaaaatattttaaaattaaaaaatatatatttattatatattcgggccgggcccaggccaaaaaaatagtacccgaggcccggcccgttttctaaacgagcctcattttttatccaaactcatatttcgggcctatatatTTACCCGAACCCCTCGTATTTCGGGTGGACtattgggccgggccgggccgttcggctcatgagcacctctagtccACCTTCTTCAAATTACACAAACAAAGGATCCAAATGTTCATTGTAAAGATATTAGGTTGGAAGTCACTACAACCCATAATCTGTTTACACATGGAAACAATGCAGTGTTCCATCTTGAAGACTGCTCCAAGCAGATAATTAAAAGCCGAAATTGAGGGCAAGGGTCTCATTGAAATCATGGAATTGAAAAAACCCAGAGCTTCATCAAGCTCAAGGCATCTTGATTTACACTTATGTATGACTAAATTCTCGAGAGAGGTGGGTTTGGACATACCCATCTTGACATTTTCATCAGAAGCAGTAGAACAACTGGAAAGAAAACACGTATGGGCAgtttagaaaaaggaaaaagaagagaatTAGGAAGAATAAAACCAAAAATCATTGAGGTTATTCTCTTCGTCTTCACGACTGTCTCCATATCATCACAGTACAGTTGCAATTGAATCTGTCAGGATAAAACTATATTTGGCTCGGAGAgaccactttttttttaataatagggTTGGActttattgaaaatgaattggACCCAGACACTTGAGCCCAACAAAAAAGTTCAACAAATAACAGAAGCCCAGCAGCGAGACCCACCAGGcaaaaagaaaacacaaaagaAATCAGAAAAAGGAAACTAAAAGTCCCCTGTCAAGTCGAATTTAATGAAACTGCCACCCGCCACTCCCCAAATCTACTTTTCATCAAAATTGGAAAAAAGAAGCTACTTTTCATCAAAATCCTTTATCTTCTTCTCCGATAATATGAAAGACCTTTGAGATTCTCAATCGAGTTCATGTTCCCGCTGCCTTCCTAGTCCTAGCAAAGCGACAGTGTAAAAAGGCACACTCCATTCCAGGTAAAActcctcttttctctttaaaCTCTATGTGGCAATAATATGAATTGTCAGATTTACTCGTCTAGCAATATGCTTAAACCATATCGTGttaaatcgacccttattctggTGTATTTTCTCTAATATAAGCTCTTATTTCTGGCTTGTCTTCAACATCAGccaaacatttttttataattgttaacGCATCTCCTTCGATTTCTACTGCGTCCACACACATGGTTACCCTAACCTAACTGCATAAGCGTATGTGCAAGCTTCCGCGGCAAAAGAGGAGGCAATCCGATTCTCCACCACTGACTTTAAGACCAAAACCTCCCCCCTATCATTTCTGACCACCAACCCCACAGCAGATCTGAAGTGACGATGGTTAAAAACTGCGTCAAAATTGATGCGCACGATTTCATTCTCTAGGGGTTTCCACTCAAAAAGAAAGATGTTTGGTAAGGCTTCTATTACTCATAACATCATTTTCCTGCACAAATATGGTTATTATGTCCACTAACTCCCTCCCCAAACTATTTTTCCTTTCATGTATTACTTTGTTCTTCGCACTCTAGATTGtttgattcatgtttaaaatgtttgtgcctcaatcgatcatgttttcaattaaattcaagcatgtatttcattcatatgtgattggatgcattagaattagttgagcgatcctaaccagatgacggCTAGTGGACgtaataattgaaaagtgcatgcttaatttatatccTAACTCGACTAAATTGATggttcataataactttaacgAGCTTTATTATCTTGCATGGTTTTTAGGTTTATTTGATTAAACAGTTTCAAACCTAACcagtccctgttacctcacataaataaatactaagaaacccttagtttaatatgatcagtatAATACAtgtttcactaagtaaaagatttctAAAGGACTTAagttggtttccaaactcatgaaagatcgagtttccATAGAATATTTTCCGAACACTATTAAGtatgatgaaaatgaattaaattgattaatgtaattatcctagcctattcatgttattgattaTTGAAGTTGTGTTTCTGCTActaaattcattcattcattttagGTAATTATCATACTTTGCATTTAgattaatttgcattagggatcaattttgcatctagttaatttaacttagtttaatcatcatcacccaaattattgtgtttttaacaccaaattgttaacttataattttacaaataattgattaacatacacagttcctgtggagacgataactcattttacttacttattacttgaactactatgtacacttgcacaaaaataccgttacaagtttttggcattGTTGCTGGGGACtgttgccttaatcatttttgtgaaattattctttatagtttggtttttattttatttttatctaaccTCTAACTTTACTAATTTATTCttgattctttattttttatgatttatttttcaGGTGTTTATAAGCATTGATTAAATTATCGATTTATTACCTGTAGACCCTAAAATCGAGCAGACATTTAGACAGAGAAGACGCGAGAGGTTAGCTAAAAGACAAActgagatggaccttggaaatcagaatgATGGACAAGGTAATTGAGTCAATCATGTGTACAACCCAATCCTTATTACTAATGATAGGGATCATGCCATAAGATAATATGTTGTGCCATTCTTCAATGAGTTAAATCCCGGAATTAAGAGGTCGAATATTGAGGCACCCCAATTTTAGTTGAAACCagtgatatttcaaatacttcaaacaaTGGGCCAGTTCAATGGTATGCCCAtggaagatccacatcttcacCTTTGATTATTCATGGAGATAAGTGATTCGTTTAAAATAGCTGGTGTGATTGAAGATGCATTAAGGTTGAAGTTGTTTTCATACCTATTGAGCGATCAAGCACGAGCATGGCTGAATTCATTACCACCAAGTTCAATATCTACTCGGCAAGAGTTAGCAAAAAGGTTTTTAGTAAAGTATTTTCCATTGAGTAATAACGTAATGTTGCGAAATGAGATTACTACTTTCCAACAATTAGGTGATGAGCCCCTGTACGAGGCGTGGGAAAGATTCAATGAGCTACTtcataagtgtcctcatcatgggatttcACATTGCATCTAGTTGGAGATGTTTTATAACGGCCTCAATGCACacacaagattgatggtagatgcttctgcgaaAGGCGcgattttgtctaagtcttataatgaggcttatgagatcatcaagAGGATCGCTAGCAACAACAACTTCAGGAAGACGAGTAGCTGTAGTGCACGAAGTGGATGCACTTACATCAATCTCTGCTCAGGTATCTTCTATTTCCTCAATGTTGAAACAGTTTACTATTAATAGTTctaataattttgtagctcaatCTCTAAGTTAGTATAATGTTGTTTCCTCTGCATATTGTGAGGATGACCATTCTTTCGAGAATTGCCCTTCAAACCCTGAGTTTGTTTATTATGTAAGGAATTAGTCTCAAAATAGAAGTGGACAAGGACcacagtccaacttctacaatcctttgTGGCGCAATCATTCGAATTTTTCTTAgagtaaccaaggaaatggactgaACAACACCTACATCTAGCATAGACctaaccaatctcaagggtttaaccaacaagctccaaaaccacctcaagctgaatCATCAAATAATTTGGAGGAATTGTTGAAGGTgtacatggtgaaaaatgatgcATTAATCCAAAGTCAAGCAGCAACAGTAAAGAATTTGgagaaccaaatgggtcagttagctaccgAGTTTCGTAATAGACCGCAAGGAGCCTTGCCGAGTGATACAAAAAATCCAAGGAATTTTGGTAAGGAACATTGCAAGGTAGTTTCATTACGAAGTGTTAAGATTTTGGAACCCAAGAAGGTTGTGATTGAGGATGAGCCTATGAGaaggaggaaagtcaaccaaCAGTTAAAGTTCTTATATTAGAAAAGCCAGATATTGAGAAATCTGATGAGGTAAAATCTAAACTAGTGAATTCTGATAAGCTAACACATTCTTTTATAGATTTATCTCTTCGGAAAAGTTGTCCAATTCAACCTAAAGTTTCATCACCTCCATATCCTCAAAGACTCCAGCAGCATAGGAAAAAACAataggtgcaattcaagaagttcttgAATGTTCTgaagcaacttcacatcaacatctCATTGGTGAAAGCTTTAGAGCAAATTCCTAATTACGTAAAGTTCATAAAGGACATCCTATCCAAGAAGAAAATACTTAGTGCGTATGAGACTGTCGCTTTAATAAAGGAGTACAATGCGTTCCTACAGAACAAGCTACCTCCAAAATTGAAGGAACTTAGAAGTTCACTATACCGTGTAACATCAgagaatcttactgtggtaaagctttgtgcgACCTAGGAGCAATCATCAACTTGATTCCCAAATCTATTTTTAAGTTGTTGGGAATAGGTAAAGTAAAACTCACTACTGTGACACTTCAACTAGCGAATCAGTCTTTAGCATATTTCGAAGGAAAGATCAaagatgttttggtaagagttgataagtttatttttcctgctgactTTATT
Coding sequences within it:
- the LOC107915444 gene encoding protein Rf1, mitochondrial, with translation MVNKRISPNVYTLNTIISALCKDGKIQEAIFVFDLMSQRGTRPDVITYTMLIHALCKFGEWRLVRNFFANMIASEILPSVLTFNSMIYILCKEGQSSEAIEILELMTRKGVKPDVVTNNPLIQGLCHSGQWEETTSLLNRTMNEGVHPDVVTFNSLINALCKEKRTSEAFTVLELMIQRNVKPNVVTNNCSIYEFCSSGKWTEATTVLNRMMNAGVHLDVVTFNSLINALCKEKRTEEAITMLELMSQRGVKPDIVTYNCLIRGLCNSDKCEEATSLFSRMLNGGVQPDMETLRSLINALYKENKNEEAISMLELMSQRNVIPDIVTHCFLILGLWSLGSCAGVASLFSRMLNGVQPDVETLSSLINALCKEKKIEEAITLYKLMIQRDLKPDIVTYSSLIHGLCNSGQCGEATSLLSKMVAEEIVPDVETFNICWMLSANKEK